One stretch of Armigeres subalbatus isolate Guangzhou_Male chromosome 2, GZ_Asu_2, whole genome shotgun sequence DNA includes these proteins:
- the LOC134210435 gene encoding chaperone protein DnaJ-like — MIDKFKLGSGLIRYIRGVPSAPAKPKFKFIQPSSATSKTPAPHAQQSTAVAKDYHSILGVKRSASFREIKQAYYSLAKESHPDLQHAGTNARELVDEAKFKEITEAYEALMSEQKKGDSVIALNPELYRNVTRERHKTLSSSWRTINELNYEDVVLTISFKEAIEGGRREVKLPIGSKCDKCSAWGSFPPVDKEGLCKVCQGTGRQTLQTENGTLWMTCKFCKGLRTTPQKLICPKCHGKGITLKPIPLMVNIPKTSKNRDIIKCRIPGHQRSINIILNVQDVDRFQRDGLNIASTEQITLTQAILGANVPIKGINGVFNVHVPPGTQPDTEIRIPGKGVWDLSTQERGQHIVRIKIRIPTEVTPRQRHLLKELDATMQEENKLDSPFLR; from the exons ATGATCGATAAATTCAAACTAGGGTCCGGTTTGATTCGTTATATCCGCGGTGTTCCGTCGGCGCCAGCGAAGCcgaaattcaaattcattcaaCCGTCGTCGGCTACGTCGAAGACACCGGCCCCACATGCCCAACAGTCCACAGCCGTCGCCAAAGACTACCACAGCATCCTGGGGGTGAAGCGATCCGCCAGCTTTCGTGAGATCAAACAAGCGTACTACTCGCTGGcgaaggaatcccatccggatttgCAGCATGCGGGAACGAACGCGCGAGAGCTTGTCGATGAGGCTAAATTCAAGGAGATCACCGAAGCCTACGAAGCGCTGATGAGCGAACAGAAGAAGGGCGACAGTGTGATTGCGTTAAATCCGGAGTTGTACCG AAATGTCACCCGCGAACGTCACAAAACCCTTTCCTCCAGTTGGAGGACCATCAACGAGCTAAACTACGAGGATGTCGTCCTCACGATTTCCTTCAAGGAAGCCATCGAAGGCGGGAGGCGTGAGGTAAAGCTTCCGATCGGGTCCAAATGTGACAAATGCTCCGCCTGGGGTAGCTTCCCCCCGGTGGACAAAGAGGGTTTGTGCAAGGTCTGTCAGGGCACCGGGAGGCAAACCCTTCAAACCGAAAACGGAACCCTTTGGATGACGTGTAAATTTTGCAAAGGCCTACGAACCACCCCCCAAAAACTAATTTGTCCCAAATGCCACGGAAAAGGAATCACGCTGAAACCAATCCCGCTAATGGTGAACATTCCAAAAACCTCtaaaaatcgagatatcatCAAGTGTCGCATACCGGGCCACCAACGGTCCATCAACATCATCCTCAACGTGCAAGACGTCGATCGGTTTCAGCGAGATGGTCTCAACATCGCCTCGACCGAGCAAATAACGCTCACCCAAGCGATACTCGGCGCGAACGTTCCCATCAAGGGAATCAACGGTGTCTTCAACGTGCACGTTCCTCCGGGGACGCAACCCGACACGGAAATTCGCATCCCGGGCAAGGGCGTTTGGGACCTTTCGACGCAGGAACGGGGTCAGCATATTGTGAGAATAAAAATTCGCATTCCTACCGAGGTGACCCCAAGGCAGCGTCATCTGCTCAAGGAACTGGACGCCACCATGCAGGAAGAGAACAAACTGGACTCACCGTTTTTACGTTGA